One window of the Perca fluviatilis chromosome 5, GENO_Pfluv_1.0, whole genome shotgun sequence genome contains the following:
- the LOC120559058 gene encoding HEAT repeat-containing protein 1-like: MSELNRRLLPLVRLLENSISISISISISFSINISISVSISININISFSISINISISISFSISINISISISFSISISINISISVSISISININISISISFSISISISINISISISFSISINISISISINISIYININISISISISISICISLSISINININISISISISISISICISVSISININIMRPAGCLAPPSGQAGRSLFHHFLSLSTSSGKYQIMADSDTSLLLSLKHPQPAVRVSALEHLMGAISSGQQQSLDQTFLKDSVLERLRDDSLEVVAAALRVLEVLLDVLDPEDAVACLLTLLHRVDLSADESWLPVLKEVVRLLSDPRLGKEDADLLQRTGWRLLPFLAITSVSQLRLAAYIAKSSVVAQHPLTQNWAQELDEVMEKRSDPDFVGLANERLVSTVTKNLTSMEHFSRRDALEKLCVC; encoded by the exons ATGTCGGAGTTGAACCGCCGGCTGCTTCCTCTAGTGCGCCTGCTGGAGAACAG catTAGCATCAGCATTAGCATCAGCATTAGCTTTAGCATCAACATCAGCATCAGCGTTAGCATCAgcatcaacatcaacatcagCTTTAGCATCAgcatcaacatcagcattagcATCAGCTTTAGCATCAgcatcaacatcagcattagcATCAGCTTTAGCATCAGCATTAGCATCAACATCAGCATCAGCGTtagcatcagcatcagcatcaacatcaacatcagcattagcATCAGCTTtagcatcagcatcagcatcagcatcaacatcagcattagcATCAGCTTTAGCATCAGCATCAACATCAGCATCAGCATTAGCATCAACATCAGCATCtacatcaacatcaacatcagcattagcATCAGCATTAGCATCAGCATCTGCATCAGCCTTAGCATCAgcatcaacatcaacatcaacatcagcattagcATCAGCATTAGCATCAGCATTAGCATCTGCATCAGCGTTAGCATCAgcatcaacatcaacatca TGCGCCCGGCTGGATGTCTCGCCCCACCATCAGGGCAAGCGGGCAGAAGCCTCTTCCAtcacttcctgtctctgtcCACAAGCAGCGGGAAAtaccag ATAATGGCCGACTCAGACACCTCTCTGCTCCTGAGTCTGAAACACCCCCAGCCGGCCGTTCGAGTCTCGGCCCTGGAGCACCTGATGGGCGCCATCTCCTCCGGACAG CAGCAGAGTTTGGACCAGACCTTCCTGAAGGACTCGGTCCTGGAGCGCCTGCGAGACGACTCGCTGGAGGTCGTGGCGGCCGCGCTCAGGGTCCTGGAG GTGCTGTTGGACGTGTTGGACCCCGAGGACGCCGTGGCGTGTTTACTGACCCTGCTGCACCGCGTGGACCTGTCAGCAGACGAGAGCTG GCTGCCGGTGCTGAAGGAGGTGGTGCGTTTGCTGTCCGACCCGCGGCTGGGAAAGGAGGACGCCGATCTGCTGCAGAGAACGGGCTGGAGGCTGCTGCCCTTCCTGGCGATCACCTCCGTCTCGCAGCTCCGCCTCGCCGCCTACATCGCCAAATCCTCCGTAGTCGCCCAGCACCCGCTCACCCAGAACTGGGCTCAAG AGCTGGACGAGGTGATGGAGAAGCGCTCTGATCCCGACTTCGTAGGTCTGGCCAACGAGCGTCTCGTCTCCACGGTGACCAAGAACCTGACCAGCATGGAGCACTTCTCCAGGCGGGACGCG ctggagaagctgtgtgtgtgttaa